Genomic segment of Bacteroidales bacterium:
TAACTCGTAACAGGCCATTTTTTTATCCCGAGTTTTCTTCAGAAATTCATCACGAAGTTGAAATAGTGTTCCGTATCTGCAAGGTAGGCAAATACATACAGGAAAAATTTGCGAATACCTATTACAAAGAAATTGCCATAGGGCTCGATTTTACAGCTCGTGACTTGCAGCGCGAAGCCATCAGCAAGGGGTTGCCATGGGAAAAGACCAAGGGATTCGATGGCTCAGCCCCATTAAGTCTGTTTGTTCCTTTATCAGAAATTTCGGGTATCAAAAACTTGAATTTCTCACTCAAAAAAAATGGAGAAACCGTTCAGAAGGGCAATACTGCTGATATGATTTTCGGTATTGACAAACTCATATCGCATATTTCGCAGTTTATCACATTGAAAATGGGCGATTTGATATTTACCGGCACTCCGACCGGCGTGGGGCCGGTAAAGATAGGGGATAAGCTCACGGCTTATATTGAAGATAAGAAGATGCTGAGTTGTAATATCAGATAGAGAATTAAGCATGTCTGTTTTCTGCACGATTTTTGTTAGTTTGTTTAAAAATTTTTCGATGAAAACCATAAAGTTATTCGTATTTAATTTTATCTTCATGTTTTTCGTTTTTGAGGGAATGGCTCAAAGCTCAGGCGATTGCAAATTCGATATTGATAAGGCAAATGCTCAGGGCAAACCCATGAAAAAAATTAAAACAAGACTTACAGGACTGGATAATTTTTACTTCATTATTGAACGTAATGACACAGCCTACACTCTGACACTGAACATATGGCTGAGCGGAACTATGCGTGGTAGTATTGAGAAACAATCAGCTGCCACTTTTTTGCTGTCAGGAGGCGAAGAGTTGGTATTATACAACCCGGAAATTGCAAAGCCCATACCTCATTATGGCG
This window contains:
- a CDS encoding fumarylacetoacetate hydrolase family protein, with the translated sequence MKIICIGRNYHDHVKEMNIGLPEEPVFFMKPDTAVITRNRPFFYPEFSSEIHHEVEIVFRICKVGKYIQEKFANTYYKEIAIGLDFTARDLQREAISKGLPWEKTKGFDGSAPLSLFVPLSEISGIKNLNFSLKKNGETVQKGNTADMIFGIDKLISHISQFITLKMGDLIFTGTPTGVGPVKIGDKLTAYIEDKKMLSCNIR